One stretch of Rhodospirillaceae bacterium DNA includes these proteins:
- a CDS encoding L,D-transpeptidase family protein: protein MNRSTKSLIPAAILAAGLAFAPLYPAFAERPDPLDAPPSVAVDTGTVAPALMHLPNLDSALTELAKDPLFDGLPVDWTGLLNFYAENGGLALFTTPTGLSELGQKFHDRLPKAIAAGLQIPLPVQAAVAAVPVPTSPDNQALAEAILAAVFVGTAVDANSYLGEADERGAQILAAISDAQGKGSEGIDALLNDQLPTYYRFWALLNYLPKQVALFEHGGWPKVPSVKKLEPGKSDGAVPAIRARLSVTGELPLTEMAAGELYDPTLVAAVELFQRNHGLNDDGVIGGRTIEEMNVSAEERVQQVLLNLERMRDEGPKYEPRHLIANIPSQEVKVIEDGKVTFYTKAIFGKLERKSPTLSSVIHTVKLNPDWTAPAKIAAIDEVKRERANPGFLDAKGFTIYDRSGNRVSADSIDWHSVGPGNFPYTLRQAPGPENALGPVKFDFPNDHAVFLHGTPTVKLFDKQDRFFSSGCVRTQQPVDLEVPAPGRSRMAGDAHRRGAEDRGDHLGQAEEPAAGAYHLHDRLGRRGRHHAVPQGRLQL, encoded by the coding sequence ATGAATCGTTCGACCAAATCACTGATTCCGGCAGCGATCCTTGCCGCAGGCTTGGCGTTTGCCCCGCTGTACCCCGCTTTTGCCGAGCGCCCCGATCCGCTTGATGCGCCGCCATCCGTGGCTGTCGATACCGGCACCGTGGCACCGGCCTTGATGCATCTTCCCAATCTCGATTCCGCACTTACTGAACTGGCCAAGGATCCGCTGTTCGACGGGCTGCCGGTCGATTGGACCGGTCTCCTCAATTTCTATGCCGAGAATGGCGGGCTGGCGCTCTTCACCACGCCGACGGGTCTCTCCGAACTCGGCCAGAAATTCCATGACCGCCTGCCCAAGGCGATCGCTGCCGGTCTTCAGATTCCCCTGCCGGTGCAGGCTGCGGTGGCAGCCGTGCCGGTGCCGACCTCGCCTGACAACCAGGCTCTCGCCGAGGCAATCCTTGCCGCGGTCTTTGTGGGTACGGCGGTCGATGCGAATTCCTATCTCGGCGAAGCGGATGAACGCGGCGCGCAGATTCTTGCCGCCATCAGCGATGCGCAGGGCAAGGGCAGCGAGGGCATCGACGCGCTCCTCAACGATCAATTGCCGACCTATTATCGCTTCTGGGCGTTGCTCAACTATCTGCCCAAGCAAGTGGCCTTGTTCGAACATGGCGGCTGGCCCAAAGTGCCGTCCGTCAAGAAGCTGGAGCCGGGCAAAAGCGATGGCGCCGTCCCGGCCATTCGCGCGCGCCTCAGCGTGACCGGTGAACTGCCGCTGACCGAGATGGCCGCCGGCGAGCTTTATGATCCGACCTTGGTGGCGGCGGTGGAGCTGTTTCAGCGCAACCATGGCCTCAATGATGATGGCGTCATCGGCGGCCGCACCATCGAGGAAATGAACGTCAGCGCCGAGGAACGCGTCCAGCAGGTCCTCCTCAATCTCGAGCGCATGCGCGACGAGGGGCCGAAATACGAACCCCGCCATCTCATCGCCAACATTCCCTCGCAGGAAGTGAAGGTGATCGAGGACGGCAAGGTCACGTTCTATACCAAGGCCATCTTCGGCAAACTTGAACGAAAATCGCCGACATTGTCCTCGGTCATCCACACCGTGAAGCTCAACCCGGATTGGACGGCGCCCGCCAAGATCGCCGCCATCGACGAAGTGAAGCGTGAACGCGCCAATCCTGGATTCCTCGATGCCAAGGGCTTCACCATCTATGACAGGAGCGGTAACCGCGTCAGCGCAGATTCAATCGACTGGCATTCGGTCGGGCCTGGCAACTTCCCCTATACGCTGCGCCAGGCGCCAGGGCCGGAAAATGCCCTGGGTCCTGTCAAGTTCGACTTCCCCAACGACCATGCCGTGTTCCTGCATGGCACGCCGACAGTGAAGCTGTTCGACAAGCAGGACCGATTCTTCAGCTCTGGTTGTGTGCGCACGCAGCAGCCGGTCGACCTCGAAGTTCCTGCTCCAGGACGATCCCGAATGGCCGGCGACGCGCATCGACGAGGTGCTGAAGACCGCGGAGACCACCTTGGTCAAGCTGAAGAACCCGCTGCCGGTGCATATCACCTACATGACCGCCTGGGTCGACGAGGCCGGCATCATGCAGTTCCGCAAGGACGCCTACAGCTATGA
- a CDS encoding hydantoinase/oxoprolinase family protein, translating into MPILLGLDTGGTYTDAVLFDQAKGAANSGGTHADAKLVHGGVLATAKSLTTKHDLAIGLKGAIEAVLPRLPAGVKPADIALVSMSTTLATNAIVEGHGAPICLILLGYDVKALERAGLKQALGSDPVVFATGGHRPTGDEQAPLDVEAIRGAILAHAPKVAAFAVSGYFSVRNPSHEIAVRQMIRELTDKPVSCGHELTSKLDAPRRALTVALNARLIPQLQQLIRAVSGLLAEQGIKAPLMVVKGDGSLIDQQVALTCPVETILSGPAASLVGARHLSGADTVMVSDMGGTTTDIAMLRHGRPVLNKEGAVVGGWRTMVEAVAVHTYGLGGDSEVRIDEHHGFMVGPRRVVALSLLAQLYPKVLDTLRAQLANEDVMAYRGQLALRQRPLDTGSEGLSEGQMKVWEALGGGPVALADLIFSPAIGRHLARLVDRGLVIISGLTPSDAAHVLGRQTSWCVEAAEIGAELFLRRAPFAGWVPPKDGKELADAIVEQVVVQSGRVILDTAIAEQAGIDTHHWGTLGRYLVDRSLSPDQGAASLIDVALKLNFPLVAIGAPVGSYYGEIARRLRTELIIPPHADVSNAVGAVAGGVMQRVAITITQPTEGVFRAHLPNGLKDFIDLETAAAFARDVAGEEAGAMAKKAGAVDIEFNHERADKVFEQAGGLRIFMESMVSVTAFGRPALAQG; encoded by the coding sequence GTGCCCATTCTGCTCGGCCTGGATACCGGTGGCACCTATACCGATGCCGTGTTGTTCGACCAGGCAAAGGGAGCCGCCAACAGTGGCGGCACCCATGCCGACGCCAAGCTCGTCCACGGGGGTGTACTGGCGACGGCAAAATCCTTGACCACCAAGCATGATCTGGCGATCGGCCTGAAAGGCGCCATCGAGGCTGTCCTGCCGCGTCTGCCCGCGGGGGTGAAACCTGCCGACATCGCCTTGGTGTCGATGTCAACGACACTGGCGACGAATGCCATTGTCGAAGGCCATGGGGCGCCCATCTGCCTCATTCTGCTGGGTTACGATGTGAAGGCACTGGAGCGCGCCGGCCTCAAGCAGGCGTTGGGGTCGGATCCGGTCGTGTTTGCGACGGGCGGTCATAGGCCCACCGGCGACGAACAGGCGCCCCTCGATGTCGAGGCGATCCGCGGTGCGATCCTTGCGCATGCACCCAAGGTCGCGGCCTTTGCCGTCTCCGGCTATTTCTCGGTACGCAATCCATCTCATGAAATTGCGGTCCGGCAGATGATCCGCGAACTCACCGACAAGCCGGTGAGCTGCGGCCATGAACTGACCTCTAAGCTGGATGCACCGCGCCGCGCCCTCACCGTGGCACTCAACGCACGGCTCATCCCGCAATTGCAGCAGTTAATCCGCGCAGTGAGCGGCCTTCTTGCCGAACAGGGGATCAAGGCACCGCTGATGGTGGTGAAGGGCGATGGGTCGCTCATCGACCAGCAGGTAGCGCTCACCTGTCCGGTTGAAACTATCCTCTCCGGTCCGGCCGCCAGCCTGGTCGGCGCGCGGCATCTCTCGGGCGCCGATACCGTGATGGTTTCGGACATGGGTGGCACCACCACCGACATTGCCATGCTGCGCCATGGGCGGCCCGTCCTGAACAAGGAAGGCGCCGTGGTCGGTGGCTGGCGCACGATGGTCGAAGCGGTCGCGGTCCACACCTATGGTCTGGGCGGCGACAGCGAAGTGCGTATCGACGAACATCATGGTTTCATGGTCGGCCCGCGCCGCGTCGTGGCGCTGAGCCTGCTGGCCCAGCTCTATCCCAAAGTGCTCGATACGCTGCGTGCACAATTGGCCAATGAAGACGTGATGGCCTATCGCGGCCAGTTGGCCTTGCGCCAGCGACCGCTCGATACCGGCAGCGAAGGCTTGAGCGAGGGCCAGATGAAAGTCTGGGAAGCGCTTGGCGGCGGGCCGGTGGCGCTGGCGGACCTCATCTTCAGCCCGGCCATCGGCCGGCATCTGGCGCGCCTTGTCGATCGCGGCCTCGTCATCATCAGCGGCCTGACACCATCCGACGCCGCCCATGTGCTGGGGCGCCAGACAAGCTGGTGTGTCGAAGCGGCTGAGATCGGCGCCGAATTGTTCCTGCGCCGCGCACCCTTCGCCGGCTGGGTTCCACCCAAGGACGGCAAGGAACTGGCCGATGCCATCGTCGAACAGGTGGTGGTGCAATCGGGCCGCGTCATTCTCGATACCGCCATCGCCGAGCAGGCGGGGATCGATACGCATCATTGGGGCACGCTTGGGCGCTATCTGGTCGACCGCTCACTGAGCCCCGATCAGGGGGCCGCCAGCCTCATTGACGTGGCGCTCAAGCTCAATTTCCCGCTGGTGGCGATCGGGGCTCCGGTCGGCAGCTATTACGGCGAGATTGCGCGCCGACTGCGCACCGAACTCATCATCCCGCCGCACGCCGATGTGTCGAACGCGGTGGGGGCGGTGGCTGGCGGTGTCATGCAACGCGTTGCCATCACGATCACGCAACCGACCGAGGGCGTTTTCCGCGCGCATCTGCCGAACGGGCTCAAGGACTTCATCGACCTTGAGACCGCCGCCGCCTTTGCGCGCGACGTGGCGGGCGAGGAGGCCGGCGCCATGGCCAAGAAGGCCGGCGCCGTCGATATCGAGTTCAATCACGAGCGGGCCGACAAGGTCTTCGAACAGGCCGGCGGCCTCAGGATTTTCATGGAATCGATGGTTTCCGTGACAGCGTTCGGTCGTCCTGCTCTGGCCCAGGGTTAG
- a CDS encoding FecR domain-containing protein: MRSARQILIFGSVAGLFAVLAPEGAAAEVGAPAGVAGAVSGSVGLVSPAKQIATPVAVSSGDGIVMGDGLSTGTESRLQVMLLDESAITLGPDAQLTIDEFVFDPANTNANALSASLAKGAFRLVTGAIARQNPDGTTLTLPNAVLTIRGTTVIGACAATCVVALSGSGDENTVGKKPSVVTLKSGKSEVVLKRAGFFVEIDADGDISAPQELTEAVEARFAGLFTAVNAPGDGALRDTVQGPRGGEVILASGQPVQEGGPFAHDQRDFEMADRLDGNDTFEATSNLPINQVRYYTDTVPIAFAGASGGGNYGIDYTLNLAERSFTGNLLLNCATCSAGAFTTTIPLLVSPFDNGLHLVESGFVLDPTAANDTFNINYVIGPKNIGAVVQYDVDGTGGTLPSVGTGVAPIVP; the protein is encoded by the coding sequence ATGCGATCCGCACGACAGATACTGATCTTTGGCAGTGTCGCCGGCCTTTTTGCCGTGCTCGCTCCGGAAGGGGCAGCGGCAGAGGTGGGTGCGCCCGCCGGCGTCGCCGGCGCCGTTTCCGGTTCGGTCGGGCTGGTTTCGCCGGCCAAGCAGATTGCAACACCGGTCGCGGTCAGTTCCGGCGACGGCATTGTCATGGGTGATGGCTTGAGCACCGGGACTGAATCGCGCCTGCAGGTCATGCTGCTGGATGAATCGGCGATCACGCTTGGGCCCGACGCACAACTGACAATCGACGAATTCGTCTTCGATCCAGCCAACACAAATGCCAATGCCTTGAGCGCCAGCCTGGCCAAAGGTGCCTTTCGCCTCGTGACGGGCGCCATCGCCCGGCAGAATCCTGATGGCACGACGCTCACCCTTCCCAATGCCGTGCTCACGATCCGCGGCACGACTGTGATCGGGGCCTGCGCCGCCACCTGCGTCGTGGCACTGTCCGGCAGCGGCGACGAAAACACTGTGGGCAAGAAGCCCAGCGTGGTGACGCTCAAATCCGGCAAGTCGGAAGTCGTGCTGAAGCGTGCCGGCTTCTTTGTCGAGATCGACGCCGATGGCGACATCAGCGCGCCGCAGGAACTGACCGAGGCGGTCGAGGCGAGATTTGCCGGTCTGTTTACTGCCGTCAATGCGCCTGGCGATGGGGCCTTGCGCGACACTGTACAGGGACCACGAGGTGGCGAGGTCATCCTCGCCTCCGGCCAACCGGTGCAGGAAGGCGGGCCATTCGCCCATGACCAGCGCGATTTCGAAATGGCCGATCGGCTCGATGGCAATGACACTTTCGAAGCCACGTCGAACTTGCCGATCAATCAGGTTCGCTACTATACGGACACTGTGCCGATTGCCTTTGCTGGCGCGTCCGGTGGTGGCAATTACGGCATTGATTACACGCTCAACCTCGCCGAGCGAAGCTTCACCGGCAATCTGCTGCTCAATTGCGCGACCTGCTCCGCCGGTGCCTTCACCACCACGATTCCGCTGCTGGTCAGTCCTTTCGACAACGGCTTGCATCTGGTCGAGAGCGGTTTCGTGCTCGACCCGACGGCCGCCAATGATACCTTCAACATCAATTACGTGATCGGTCCCAAGAATATCGGCGCGGTGGTGCAATATGATGTCGATGGGACAGGCGGTACGCTGCCGTCTGTTGGCACCGGGGTCGCGCCGATCGTGCCGTGA
- a CDS encoding FecR domain-containing protein gives MPSNRHLLPMGVMLALLMPCTAFAMGEPAGVAGAVSGAVGLVSPAKQIVTPVAVSSGDGIVLGDELSTGADSRLQVMLLDESAITLGPDAELTIDEFVFDPASTNVNALSASLAKGAFRLVTGAIARQNPEGTALALPNAVLTIRGTTVIGACAATCVVALGGTGDANNAGKRPSSVTLKSARNEVVLKRAGYFVEIDADGQISEPRELTAEIEQRFADLFVPMTTPGGGAGNFQPAPASIIGLSGQPTQEGSPLAVNQRTFEDADQLDGNDTFEATTNLPVSEINYASGAIGFAGGSGDGDYYVNYSLNLAARSFDGSLTIDHQDEGFITTLPLLADPFTQGLSLVESGSVPNALLSAAPNPDATFNFAYTISQSGIDTAFQYDQDGPLTAPPSTGTGVAPAVP, from the coding sequence ATGCCCAGCAACAGACATCTGCTACCAATGGGCGTTATGCTGGCTTTGTTGATGCCCTGCACTGCCTTTGCCATGGGAGAACCAGCGGGCGTCGCCGGTGCCGTTTCCGGCGCCGTTGGATTGGTCTCTCCAGCCAAGCAGATCGTAACGCCGGTCGCGGTCAGCTCGGGTGACGGCATTGTCCTGGGCGACGAGCTGTCGACTGGCGCCGATTCACGCCTGCAGGTGATGCTGCTGGATGAATCGGCGATCACGCTCGGGCCTGATGCCGAACTGACCATCGACGAATTCGTCTTCGATCCTGCCAGCACCAATGTAAATGCCTTGAGCGCCAGCCTCGCCAAGGGCGCCTTTCGCCTGGTGACCGGCGCCATCGCCCGGCAGAATCCGGAAGGCACCGCCCTCGCCCTGCCCAATGCCGTGCTCACCATTCGAGGCACCACGGTCATCGGTGCCTGTGCAGCGACCTGTGTGGTTGCGCTGGGTGGAACCGGTGATGCCAACAATGCCGGGAAGAGGCCGAGCTCAGTCACCCTGAAATCCGCCAGAAACGAAGTGGTGCTGAAGCGCGCTGGCTACTTCGTCGAGATCGACGCCGATGGGCAGATCAGCGAACCGCGGGAGTTGACGGCCGAGATTGAACAACGCTTTGCCGATCTGTTTGTACCAATGACGACGCCTGGCGGCGGGGCCGGCAATTTTCAGCCGGCTCCCGCGAGCATCATCGGCCTTTCTGGCCAGCCGACCCAGGAAGGCAGCCCCCTTGCCGTCAACCAACGTACCTTCGAGGATGCCGATCAGCTCGACGGCAATGACACCTTTGAAGCAACCACCAACTTGCCGGTAAGCGAGATCAATTATGCGAGCGGTGCCATCGGCTTTGCCGGCGGCTCGGGCGACGGAGACTATTATGTCAACTATTCGCTCAACCTCGCGGCCCGCAGCTTCGATGGCAGTCTGACCATTGATCACCAGGATGAAGGCTTCATCACCACCCTGCCGCTGCTGGCCGATCCCTTCACCCAAGGTCTCAGCCTGGTGGAGTCAGGTTCCGTGCCGAATGCGCTGCTCTCGGCTGCACCCAACCCCGACGCCACCTTCAACTTCGCCTACACGATCAGCCAAAGTGGTATTGATACCGCCTTCCAATACGATCAAGACGGTCCCTTGACCGCGCCACCGTCCACCGGTACCGGCGTTGCGCCGGCCGTCCCCTAA
- the ggt gene encoding gamma-glutamyltransferase, translating into MRDFHKPGRSAIYASDGAAATSHPLATVAALDCLKAGGNAIDAAITASAVLAVVEPAMTGIGGDCFVLLSKGGSDDIIAYNGNGAAPLKAEPGFFQERGITEIAADSVHAVTIPGAIEAWCRLAADHGTFGIDRLLRPAIHYAEAGFPVAPRVAHDWAQEEEKLRRDPAAAGSYLVDSHAPKLGDKVRLPLLAKTLREIATKGAAGFYQGWVAEDMASSMAAQGGLHALEDFARHKGEYVKPIATDYHDVKLWECPPPGQGLTALLMLNILKAYGPEHAGSDPLGPDRLHLQLEAAKLAYRERNAHIADPAFAKVSVEGLLSGSHAKALAGLIKADRALDLGAIGQFPKHPDTIYLTVVDRDRNAVSFINSVYYGFGSGRMAPKSGVLMQNRGACFVVDPQHPNCIGPGKRSMHTIIPAMVTKGGKAVMPYGVMGGDYQPVGQVHALTNMLDYGMDPQAALDCPRAFYDEGTYLVETGIPAATVQALSARGHNVQLSEDPLGGGQAIWIDWQRGVLIAGSDPRKDGCALGY; encoded by the coding sequence ATGCGTGATTTCCACAAGCCCGGCCGCTCCGCCATCTATGCGAGCGACGGCGCCGCCGCCACCTCTCATCCGCTGGCCACCGTTGCCGCCCTCGACTGCCTGAAGGCCGGTGGCAATGCAATCGATGCGGCTATCACCGCCTCCGCCGTGCTGGCCGTGGTCGAACCGGCGATGACGGGCATTGGCGGTGATTGCTTTGTATTGCTCTCGAAAGGCGGCAGCGACGACATCATCGCCTATAACGGCAATGGCGCCGCCCCCCTGAAGGCCGAGCCGGGTTTTTTCCAGGAGCGCGGCATCACCGAGATCGCCGCGGATTCGGTTCATGCGGTGACGATACCCGGCGCCATCGAAGCCTGGTGTCGGCTCGCGGCCGATCACGGCACTTTCGGCATCGACCGCCTGTTGCGCCCCGCCATCCATTACGCCGAGGCGGGATTCCCCGTGGCACCGCGCGTCGCCCATGACTGGGCGCAGGAAGAAGAAAAGCTGCGGCGCGACCCGGCGGCTGCCGGCAGCTACCTCGTCGATAGCCATGCGCCCAAGCTCGGCGACAAAGTACGGCTGCCCCTCCTCGCCAAGACACTGCGCGAGATCGCGACCAAAGGTGCCGCCGGCTTCTATCAAGGCTGGGTGGCCGAGGACATGGCATCCTCCATGGCGGCGCAAGGCGGGCTCCATGCATTGGAGGACTTCGCCCGCCACAAGGGCGAATACGTGAAGCCGATCGCCACCGACTATCACGATGTGAAGCTGTGGGAATGTCCGCCGCCGGGCCAGGGCCTGACCGCGCTCCTCATGCTCAACATCCTCAAGGCCTATGGGCCAGAGCATGCCGGCAGCGATCCGCTCGGACCTGACCGCCTGCACCTGCAGCTGGAAGCCGCCAAGCTGGCCTATCGCGAGCGCAATGCGCATATCGCGGACCCGGCCTTCGCCAAGGTGTCGGTCGAGGGCCTCCTGTCTGGATCGCATGCCAAGGCGCTGGCCGGGCTGATCAAGGCCGACAGGGCCCTCGATCTCGGCGCCATCGGCCAGTTCCCCAAGCATCCGGACACTATCTATCTCACAGTCGTTGACCGCGATCGCAACGCGGTGAGCTTCATCAACTCGGTCTATTACGGTTTCGGCAGCGGCCGCATGGCACCCAAATCCGGGGTGCTGATGCAGAATCGTGGCGCCTGCTTCGTGGTCGATCCCCAGCACCCGAACTGCATCGGGCCTGGCAAGCGCTCGATGCACACGATCATCCCGGCGATGGTGACCAAGGGCGGCAAGGCGGTCATGCCTTACGGCGTCATGGGCGGCGATTACCAGCCGGTGGGCCAGGTCCATGCGCTGACCAACATGCTCGATTACGGCATGGACCCGCAGGCGGCGCTCGACTGCCCCCGCGCCTTCTATGATGAGGGGACCTATCTGGTCGAAACCGGTATTCCAGCCGCGACGGTCCAAGCATTGTCGGCCCGCGGCCATAATGTGCAGCTGAGCGAGGACCCGTTAGGGGGCGGTCAGGCCATCTGGATCGATTGGCAGCGCGGTGTCCTCATTGCCGGTTCCGATCCCCGCAAGGACGGCTGCGCCCTGGGATACTGA
- a CDS encoding DUF882 domain-containing protein: MSSRHQAANLGRRSFLGLGLAGAGALTFLPRTVMAKTTANDSRTLGFFNTHTNEILKATYWQNGAYDRSAVEDINYILRDHRSGDVYSMDLKLLDLLVTLHRRVDSKKPFEIISGYRSPKSNATLASASNGVAKRSMHMDGKAIDIRLRDVKLADLRLDALAMKAGGVGYYPKSDFVHVDTGRVRHW, from the coding sequence ATGTCATCACGTCACCAAGCGGCCAATTTGGGCCGTCGCTCTTTTCTCGGCCTTGGGTTGGCGGGCGCTGGCGCCCTCACCTTCCTGCCGCGCACCGTCATGGCGAAGACCACCGCCAATGACAGCCGGACCCTCGGTTTCTTCAACACCCACACGAACGAAATCCTGAAAGCCACCTATTGGCAGAACGGCGCCTATGACCGTTCCGCGGTGGAAGATATCAACTACATCCTGCGCGATCACCGCAGCGGCGATGTCTATTCGATGGATCTGAAACTGCTCGATTTGCTGGTGACGCTGCATCGTCGCGTCGACAGCAAGAAGCCGTTCGAGATCATTTCCGGTTACCGCAGCCCCAAATCCAACGCAACCCTGGCGTCGGCCAGCAATGGCGTTGCCAAGCGCAGCATGCATATGGACGGGAAGGCGATCGACATCCGCCTGCGCGATGTAAAGCTGGCCGATCTGCGGCTTGATGCCCTGGCCATGAAGGCCGGCGGCGTCGGTTACTATCCGAAATCGGATTTCGTCCATGTCGATACCGGGCGCGTTCGCCACTGGTAG
- a CDS encoding carbonic anhydrase family protein: protein MPDRQVSRRNLLQNIALGTLAAGSGVTGLVSPWRLAQAEEAPHWTYEGHGGPAEWGSLAPEFGACATGQRQSPIDLASAGLAPGPDLALAWQSFEGTVENNGHTLQVAAVGPTDSQLTLGGKRYSFLQFHFHHPSEHAVAGGRWPLEVHMVHKGEAGDLAVTGIVFRPGRENDALASVLAPAPRSKGKAAIARPIDMNLFLPASAATYRYAGSLTTPPCSEIVSWIVFREPVEAAVGQIESFARLFPMNARPLQSGFQRGVALDLF from the coding sequence ATGCCGGACCGTCAGGTCAGTCGCCGCAATCTGTTGCAGAACATCGCGCTTGGGACGCTTGCGGCGGGTTCTGGGGTCACGGGTCTTGTTTCGCCCTGGCGCCTTGCTCAAGCCGAAGAGGCGCCGCATTGGACTTATGAAGGTCATGGCGGGCCCGCGGAGTGGGGCAGTTTGGCGCCGGAATTCGGGGCCTGTGCCACCGGACAGCGCCAATCCCCGATCGACCTTGCAAGTGCCGGCCTCGCTCCCGGTCCTGATCTCGCGCTCGCCTGGCAGTCCTTCGAGGGCACAGTGGAAAACAACGGCCATACCCTGCAGGTGGCCGCGGTTGGACCGACCGACAGCCAGCTCACTTTGGGCGGCAAGAGATACAGCTTCCTCCAGTTTCATTTTCATCATCCCAGTGAGCATGCCGTCGCCGGTGGTCGCTGGCCGCTCGAAGTCCATATGGTCCATAAGGGCGAGGCCGGTGACCTCGCCGTGACGGGAATCGTCTTTCGACCGGGGCGTGAAAATGACGCACTAGCGTCCGTTCTCGCCCCAGCGCCGCGCAGCAAGGGCAAGGCAGCGATTGCCAGGCCGATCGACATGAACCTCTTTCTGCCGGCATCTGCGGCGACCTATCGCTATGCCGGATCGCTGACGACGCCGCCCTGCAGCGAAATCGTCAGTTGGATTGTGTTCCGTGAACCGGTCGAGGCGGCGGTCGGGCAGATCGAAAGCTTCGCCCGGCTCTTTCCGATGAATGCGCGACCGTTGCAATCCGGCTTCCAGCGCGGCGTCGCGCTGGACCTGTTTTGA